A single window of Cytobacillus dafuensis DNA harbors:
- a CDS encoding VOC family protein, whose protein sequence is MGRVIGFELSSQEPEKAAEFYSKVFGWDVAEPHWDYWAVTTGKDDKPGINGGIGKGPSDFPFGTRIQIEVDSMDEAILKAKENGAMIVRDKMEFDDFYLAFLVDPVGLGIGLIEMKK, encoded by the coding sequence ATGGGACGAGTAATTGGATTCGAACTAAGCAGTCAAGAGCCTGAAAAAGCAGCGGAATTTTACTCAAAGGTTTTTGGTTGGGATGTTGCTGAGCCTCATTGGGATTATTGGGCAGTTACGACTGGGAAGGATGATAAACCCGGAATAAACGGCGGAATTGGAAAAGGGCCCAGTGATTTCCCTTTTGGCACGCGTATTCAAATTGAAGTTGATTCAATGGATGAAGCAATCTTGAAGGCAAAAGAGAATGGTGCGATGATCGTACGAGATAAGATGGAGTTTGATGACTTTTACCTTGCATTCTTGGTAGACCCTGTAGGACTTGGAATCGGTCTTATTGAAATGAAAAAATAA
- a CDS encoding VOC family protein — protein MEKITPFLMFEGNAEEAMNYYTSLIEDSSITSIIRYGPNQAGKEGSVLNATFSLKGQEFMCIDSYVKHEFTFTPSFSLFITCDNEEEIDRLYGSLSEGGRVLMPLDNYGFSKKFGWINDKFGVSWQLTLPIKIS, from the coding sequence ATGGAAAAAATAACGCCATTCTTGATGTTCGAAGGAAATGCAGAAGAAGCGATGAATTATTACACTTCTTTAATAGAGGATTCATCTATAACGAGTATTATACGTTATGGTCCTAATCAAGCAGGCAAAGAGGGAAGCGTTTTGAATGCAACCTTTTCATTAAAAGGACAAGAATTTATGTGCATTGATAGTTATGTTAAGCATGAATTTACGTTTACACCTTCGTTTTCCTTGTTTATCACATGTGATAATGAAGAGGAAATCGATCGACTATATGGAAGTCTATCTGAAGGCGGTAGAGTTCTAATGCCATTAGATAACTATGGCTTTAGTAAGAAATTTGGATGGATTAACGATAAGTTCGGCGTTTCTTGGCAGCTTACTTTACCGATCAAAATAAGTTAA
- a CDS encoding S8 family peptidase, translating into MKRKRHGQVAFSFILCALLLLSTFLPQFALANSNSDASISLHESSEAVSNNVETKIDKKLNDQFNKNETVTFLLKLKDQVDTNKVATETAKKAKDQKQTAAKTKLMKRSAVVSSLRAKASETQYSIKTYLDQEKKKGNVEEFQSFYIVNGMAVTGNKQVMDKLAAFPEVEKILPNETVQLSSNESSETSIQPTADTSADTTSIEWNIARIEAPQVWKNTGIDGTGIVVASIDTGVQWDHPALKEKYRGYNPANPDQPDNTYNWFDAVSGQAAPNDNVGHGTHVTGTMVGSEPNGTNQIGVAPGAKWIAVKAFTTTSGTQVDLLEAGEWILAPKDAEGNPHPEKAPDVVNNSWGGGAGKDDWYRPMVQNWRAAEIFPSFSAGNAGPTNGSISIPGTYPESFATGATNSNNQLASFSARGPSPYGEVKPDISAPGANIRSALPGSSYGTKDGTSMAAPHVSGIVALIKQANASLTVDQIEQILFDTAIPLTDSLYPTSPNTGYGHGLVNAYDAVSSIVSGKGRVQGQVVREGQDTENPTYQHTALTETYSNMTLPLTVQVQDNVSVISVELQYRASETAEWQTLAATRTAGDYKSGTYQAVIPADAVQVPTLTYHWRIKDYGQNVVTSDDYVVPVSPGISTGYYQDFESQPNGWISYGTKNTWEWGVPAFAYGPGKAASGEKVYGTNLKGYYDNFANMSLMMPPIVLPEGNAYLQFKDWYQIESYDYGHVLVSTDQQNWEQLSRFTGDSQTWTERQIDLSAYAGQRIYIAFNVSTNFTNVKAGWYIDDVALSNTPLTTANIELEDVQQEKLLARQLENEPQTNKKAVNPEAIKPTEIQNVMAPTATITQAAVQPMSLPLGATVSVLESGRSVITSPADGSYGMIHPAGEFTLRAETYGYYSTDQRVNIPADGTVEANFTLNPMPQGTVRGTVTNKQTGQPLANATLSLIEDALIQPIQTDENGRFSITAYEGTYTLHVSAPFYQRQDITITIPANGNIEQNIPLQPFIGYPGEIGYDDGTEEDARAWNTTGNGWAVKMSLPEGKNRALITAGLFRLWDDTWPVPGGTAFQVAIYDASGPNGAPGKKVAGPFNATALKNGQWTVVDLKSEGVVVNGDFYMVYIQQNAYPYTPALAADKSSRSAGHSWQLNNGSWSQSPKEDGNMMIRARVDFEAMTPVITTPKDAAYTNQSTITVEGKATPTTQVNLFNKGEEVATTPARKDGTFTVDVTLQNGENVLTATSSTVRGSTYPSEPVKIILDQEKPELTIIKPAEGFKTNQKSVTIEGKATDPYLAAVTANGQKANVAEDGSYSIDVLLNNGENKFTVTAKDRAGNETSKEVTVYAKFNPPAIENLQPAQNVVIKQGDTLTIKLDSEPGISGFFSVRATSTYATATATTSEIVLIEQGEGHYVGTWKAPKGKVNGAEIEVVMRDDYGNESRQKAAGKVYVNVKPN; encoded by the coding sequence ATAAAAAGGAAAAGACATGGCCAGGTCGCATTTAGTTTTATTTTATGTGCATTATTGTTGTTATCTACTTTTTTACCTCAGTTCGCTTTGGCTAATTCCAACTCCGATGCAAGTATTTCTCTTCATGAAAGTTCTGAGGCAGTATCTAACAATGTGGAAACAAAGATAGATAAAAAACTGAACGATCAGTTTAATAAGAATGAAACGGTTACATTTTTATTAAAATTAAAAGATCAAGTGGATACAAACAAAGTTGCTACCGAAACAGCTAAAAAAGCTAAGGATCAAAAACAAACTGCTGCCAAAACTAAATTGATGAAACGCTCTGCTGTCGTTTCTTCCCTTCGCGCTAAAGCTAGCGAAACTCAATACTCGATCAAAACCTATCTGGATCAAGAAAAAAAGAAGGGAAATGTCGAAGAGTTTCAATCCTTCTATATCGTCAATGGCATGGCAGTAACAGGAAACAAACAAGTGATGGACAAGCTTGCTGCTTTCCCTGAAGTCGAAAAAATCCTGCCAAACGAAACGGTACAGCTGAGCTCAAATGAAAGCAGTGAAACATCCATCCAACCAACAGCTGATACCTCAGCAGATACAACTTCAATCGAATGGAATATTGCACGAATCGAGGCACCACAAGTCTGGAAAAATACAGGTATTGATGGTACAGGAATTGTAGTCGCTAGTATCGATACAGGAGTTCAGTGGGATCACCCTGCTTTAAAAGAAAAGTATCGGGGTTACAATCCAGCCAATCCAGATCAACCTGATAACACTTACAACTGGTTTGACGCTGTTTCTGGACAAGCTGCACCTAATGATAACGTTGGCCATGGTACCCACGTCACAGGAACAATGGTGGGCTCTGAGCCTAATGGCACGAACCAAATCGGTGTGGCTCCAGGTGCAAAATGGATTGCTGTAAAAGCCTTTACCACGACTAGTGGAACCCAAGTTGATCTGCTGGAAGCTGGAGAATGGATTTTAGCTCCAAAAGATGCTGAGGGCAACCCGCATCCAGAAAAAGCACCTGACGTAGTGAACAACTCCTGGGGTGGTGGAGCAGGAAAAGATGACTGGTATCGCCCAATGGTGCAAAACTGGCGTGCAGCTGAAATTTTCCCTTCGTTCTCTGCTGGAAATGCCGGTCCGACTAATGGAAGCATCTCTATCCCAGGCACCTATCCAGAATCGTTCGCTACTGGCGCAACGAATAGTAATAATCAGCTTGCTTCTTTCTCCGCACGCGGTCCTTCGCCATACGGAGAAGTGAAGCCAGATATTTCCGCCCCAGGTGCAAACATTCGTTCTGCATTACCAGGTAGCAGCTATGGAACCAAGGACGGAACTTCGATGGCTGCACCACACGTTTCTGGGATTGTTGCCTTGATAAAACAGGCGAACGCCTCTCTTACCGTTGATCAAATTGAACAAATTTTATTTGATACGGCAATCCCATTAACTGACTCACTCTATCCAACTTCACCAAACACTGGTTATGGTCATGGTCTAGTTAACGCCTATGACGCTGTCTCCTCCATTGTCAGCGGAAAAGGCCGAGTTCAGGGACAAGTGGTTCGTGAAGGTCAAGATACTGAAAATCCAACTTATCAGCATACCGCTCTAACGGAAACATATTCGAATATGACATTACCTCTTACTGTTCAAGTACAAGACAATGTCAGTGTAATCAGTGTAGAGCTGCAATACCGTGCAAGCGAAACTGCCGAATGGCAAACATTAGCGGCAACTCGTACCGCAGGTGACTATAAGAGCGGAACGTACCAAGCCGTGATTCCGGCTGATGCCGTACAGGTCCCAACCCTTACCTATCATTGGCGCATCAAGGACTATGGGCAAAACGTGGTTACTTCTGACGATTACGTAGTACCAGTCAGCCCTGGAATAAGCACCGGTTACTATCAAGATTTTGAATCTCAACCAAATGGTTGGATCTCCTACGGTACCAAAAACACTTGGGAGTGGGGAGTGCCTGCCTTTGCCTATGGACCAGGAAAGGCTGCTTCTGGTGAAAAAGTGTACGGAACCAATTTAAAAGGTTACTATGACAACTTTGCCAATATGAGCTTGATGATGCCTCCCATCGTCCTGCCTGAAGGTAACGCCTATCTGCAATTTAAAGATTGGTATCAAATTGAAAGCTACGACTATGGTCATGTGCTTGTATCGACAGACCAACAAAACTGGGAACAGCTGTCCCGCTTTACTGGTGATTCTCAGACATGGACGGAGCGCCAAATCGATCTATCCGCCTATGCGGGTCAACGAATCTATATCGCCTTTAACGTCAGCACAAACTTTACTAACGTGAAAGCAGGTTGGTATATCGATGATGTCGCCTTAAGCAATACACCACTTACCACAGCCAATATAGAACTAGAAGATGTACAACAAGAAAAGCTGCTAGCTAGACAATTGGAAAATGAGCCACAAACCAATAAAAAAGCAGTCAACCCGGAAGCAATCAAACCAACAGAAATACAAAACGTGATGGCACCTACCGCCACGATCACACAGGCAGCAGTCCAACCCATGTCCCTGCCGCTTGGAGCTACAGTGAGCGTGCTCGAATCCGGACGTTCTGTGATCACCAGCCCAGCTGATGGTAGCTATGGTATGATTCATCCTGCTGGTGAGTTCACCTTACGTGCTGAAACATATGGATATTACTCTACAGATCAACGAGTGAATATTCCTGCCGATGGTACAGTAGAAGCCAACTTTACCTTAAACCCGATGCCGCAAGGAACGGTTAGAGGAACGGTCACAAACAAGCAAACAGGTCAGCCGCTCGCTAACGCAACACTCTCTCTGATCGAAGACGCGCTAATTCAACCTATACAAACAGATGAAAACGGACGCTTCTCCATCACTGCCTATGAAGGAACCTATACCTTACATGTATCGGCGCCTTTCTATCAGCGCCAAGATATCACGATCACCATCCCAGCAAACGGAAATATCGAACAAAACATTCCGTTACAACCATTTATCGGCTATCCTGGTGAGATTGGCTATGATGATGGTACCGAAGAAGACGCTCGCGCTTGGAATACTACTGGAAATGGTTGGGCTGTAAAAATGTCTCTACCTGAAGGCAAAAATAGAGCCTTAATCACCGCTGGTCTCTTCCGTCTCTGGGATGACACATGGCCGGTTCCAGGTGGAACAGCCTTTCAGGTTGCCATCTATGATGCTAGTGGACCGAATGGTGCTCCTGGTAAAAAAGTGGCGGGGCCATTTAATGCGACTGCACTAAAGAACGGGCAATGGACAGTTGTTGATCTGAAAAGCGAAGGAGTCGTGGTAAACGGCGACTTCTATATGGTTTATATCCAACAAAACGCTTACCCGTATACACCAGCACTCGCTGCTGATAAAAGCAGTCGAAGCGCAGGTCATAGCTGGCAACTGAATAACGGAAGTTGGTCCCAATCCCCTAAAGAGGATGGAAATATGATGATTCGGGCACGGGTAGACTTTGAAGCGATGACTCCAGTAATCACAACGCCTAAAGATGCAGCCTACACCAATCAATCTACTATTACGGTAGAAGGAAAAGCTACACCTACTACCCAGGTTAATCTGTTCAATAAAGGCGAAGAAGTGGCTACCACACCAGCCAGAAAGGATGGCACCTTCACTGTAGATGTGACTCTCCAAAACGGAGAAAACGTACTGACTGCTACCTCTTCTACCGTTCGAGGCAGTACGTATCCGTCCGAGCCAGTGAAGATCATCCTTGACCAAGAAAAACCAGAACTAACTATCATCAAACCTGCTGAAGGCTTCAAAACCAATCAGAAATCGGTTACGATCGAAGGAAAAGCAACTGATCCATATCTAGCAGCAGTCACCGCAAATGGTCAAAAAGCGAATGTTGCAGAAGATGGCTCCTACTCCATAGATGTACTACTCAATAATGGAGAAAACAAATTTACTGTCACTGCTAAGGACCGCGCTGGAAATGAAACTAGCAAGGAAGTCACTGTTTACGCCAAGTTTAATCCACCTGCGATTGAAAACTTACAACCCGCTCAAAATGTGGTGATAAAACAGGGTGACACATTGACCATCAAATTAGATAGTGAGCCAGGAATTAGTGGTTTCTTCTCGGTCCGTGCAACTTCAACCTATGCAACCGCAACCGCCACTACTTCTGAAATAGTGTTAATAGAGCAAGGAGAAGGTCACTATGTTGGTACCTGGAAGGCACCAAAAGGAAAGGTCAACGGTGCTGAGATTGAAGTGGTAATGAGAGACGATTACGGAAATGAATCTCGTCAAAAAGCTGCCGGTAAAGTGTATGTCAACGTAAAACCTAACTAA
- a CDS encoding S8 family peptidase produces MKRNRHGLVAVNLILCMLLLVSTFLPQLTFANSNSKASISLLENSDVASKNVKAKVDKKLNDQFSKKETVTFLLKLKDQVDTKNVATETAKKAKDQKQTAAKTELMKRSAVVSSLRAKASETQYSIKTYLDQEKKKGNVEEFQSFYIVNGMAVTGTKEVMEKLATFPEVEKILPNETVQLSSNESSETSIQPTADTQADTTSIEWNIAKIDAPQAWNMGIDGTGTVVASIDSGVQWNHPALKEKYRGYNPANPDQPDNTYNWFDAVSGQAAPNDSGGRGTHVIGTMVGSEPNGTNQIGVAPGAKWIAVKAFTPTSGTQVDLLEAGEWILAPKDAEGNPHPEKAPDVVVNSWGLPPGTDEWFRPMVQNWLAAEIFPAFAAGNYGPKAGSISNPANYPESFAIGATDSNNRVVSWSSRGPSTYGEVKPDISAPGANIRSSVPGSSYKVNENGTYMAAPQVAGVVALMKQANASLTVDEMEQILLDTAIPLTDSLYPTSPNNGYGHGLVNAYNAVSSIISGLGQVQGQVVSEDQDTENPTYQHTAPTETYSNVVLPLTVQVQDNFRIDSVELQYRASETAEWQTVAATRTAGDYKSGTYQAVIPDDAVQVPTLTYHWRITDYGQNAVTSDDYVVPVSTGISTGYYQDFESQPNGWISYGTQNTWEWGVPSFAYGPGIAASGEKVYGTNLKGYYDNNANMSLMMPPIVLPEGNAYLQFKDWYSIANYDYGQVLVSTDKQNWQQLYSTTLSSNTWIERRIDLSAYAGQRIYIAFNVTTNSTGTKAGWYIDDVALSNTPLTTANVEIEDVQQQKLLARHMENELQTNKKAVNPEAIKPTEIQNVMAPTATITQAAVQPMSMPLGATVSVLESGRSVTTNPVDGSYGMIHPAGEFTLRAETSYGYYSTDQRVNIPADGTVEANFTLKPIPKGTINGTVINKQTGQPLANATLSLIEDALIQPVQTDENGRFSITAYEGTYTLHVFKPLYYGQDITITIPANGNIEQNIPLQPFVGYSNEIGYDDGTEEESLIWQTVGNDYGWGWGVKMSLPEGKDSALITAGLFRLGDNSYPAFKVAIYDASGPNGAPGRKLAGPLNATALRSGEWTVVDLKSEGVIVNDDFYMVYIQSKSSPYVPALASDSSSPYAGHSWQLYNGVWSKSPEKYGNVMIRARVDFEAMTPVITTPKDEAYTNQPTFTVEGKASPTALVHLFNNGEEMAAAQTREDGTFSVNVPLQNGENVLTATSSTDRGSTDPSEPVKIILDQAKPELTITKPAEGFKMNQKAVTIEGKATDPYLAEVTANGQKANVAENGSYSIDVLLNNGENKFTVTAKDRAGNETSKEVTVYAKFNPPAIKNLKPAQNVVIKTGDKLTVELDSEPGISGSFLIRLPSAYATATATSSAEIVLIEQGEGHYVGTWTAPKEKFSGAEIELVMRDDYGNESRQIATGKVYVNVKPK; encoded by the coding sequence ATGAAAAGGAACAGACATGGTCTTGTTGCAGTTAACTTAATTTTATGCATGTTGTTACTCGTCTCTACTTTTTTACCTCAACTCACCTTTGCTAATTCCAACTCCAAAGCAAGTATTTCTCTGCTTGAAAATTCTGATGTAGCATCTAAAAACGTGAAAGCAAAGGTAGATAAAAAACTGAATGATCAGTTTAGTAAGAAGGAAACGGTTACATTTTTATTAAAATTAAAAGATCAAGTGGATACAAAAAATGTAGCCACCGAAACAGCTAAAAAAGCTAAAGATCAAAAACAAACTGCTGCCAAAACCGAATTGATGAAACGCTCTGCTGTCGTTTCTTCCCTTCGCGCTAAAGCTAGCGAAACTCAATACTCGATCAAAACCTATCTGGATCAAGAAAAAAAGAAGGGAAATGTCGAAGAGTTTCAATCCTTCTATATCGTCAATGGCATGGCGGTAACAGGAACCAAAGAAGTGATGGAGAAGCTTGCTACCTTCCCTGAAGTCGAAAAAATCCTGCCAAACGAAACGGTACAGCTGAGCTCAAATGAAAGCAGTGAAACATCCATCCAACCAACAGCTGATACCCAAGCGGACACCACTTCAATCGAATGGAATATTGCAAAAATCGACGCACCACAAGCATGGAATATGGGCATTGATGGTACGGGAACTGTAGTCGCTAGTATCGATTCAGGAGTCCAGTGGAATCACCCTGCTTTAAAAGAAAAGTATCGGGGTTACAACCCAGCCAATCCAGATCAACCTGATAACACTTACAACTGGTTTGACGCTGTTTCTGGACAAGCTGCACCTAATGATAGCGGTGGCCGTGGTACCCACGTCATAGGAACAATGGTGGGTTCTGAGCCTAATGGCACGAACCAAATCGGTGTGGCTCCAGGTGCAAAATGGATTGCTGTAAAAGCCTTTACCCCGACTAGTGGAACCCAAGTTGATCTACTGGAAGCTGGAGAATGGATTTTAGCTCCAAAAGATGCTGAGGGCAATCCACATCCAGAAAAAGCACCTGACGTAGTGGTCAACTCTTGGGGTCTTCCACCAGGAACCGATGAATGGTTCCGCCCAATGGTGCAAAACTGGCTTGCAGCTGAGATTTTCCCTGCGTTCGCTGCTGGAAATTACGGTCCAAAAGCTGGAAGCATCTCCAACCCAGCCAATTATCCGGAATCCTTCGCTATTGGCGCAACGGATAGTAATAATCGAGTTGTTTCTTGGTCTTCACGCGGTCCTTCGACATATGGAGAAGTGAAGCCAGATATTTCCGCCCCAGGTGCAAACATCCGCTCTTCCGTACCAGGCAGCAGCTATAAAGTCAATGAGAATGGAACTTATATGGCTGCACCACAAGTTGCAGGAGTTGTTGCTTTGATGAAGCAGGCGAATGCCTCTCTTACCGTTGATGAAATGGAACAAATTTTATTGGATACGGCAATCCCATTAACTGACTCACTCTATCCAACTTCACCAAACAATGGTTATGGTCATGGTCTAGTGAACGCCTATAACGCTGTCTCCTCCATAATCAGCGGACTAGGCCAAGTTCAGGGACAAGTGGTTAGCGAAGATCAAGATACTGAGAATCCAACATATCAGCATACCGCTCCAACGGAAACATATTCGAATGTGGTATTACCTCTTACTGTTCAAGTACAAGACAATTTCAGGATAGACAGTGTAGAGCTACAATACCGTGCAAGCGAAACTGCCGAATGGCAAACAGTAGCAGCAACTCGTACCGCAGGTGACTATAAGAGCGGAACGTACCAAGCCGTGATTCCGGATGATGCCGTACAGGTCCCAACCCTTACCTATCATTGGCGCATCACGGACTATGGACAAAACGCGGTTACTTCTGACGATTACGTAGTACCAGTCAGCACTGGAATAAGCACCGGTTACTATCAAGATTTTGAATCTCAACCAAATGGTTGGATCTCCTACGGTACCCAAAACACTTGGGAGTGGGGAGTACCTAGCTTTGCTTATGGACCAGGAATAGCTGCTTCTGGTGAAAAAGTGTACGGAACCAATTTAAAAGGTTACTATGACAACAATGCCAATATGAGCTTGATGATGCCTCCCATCGTCCTGCCTGAAGGTAACGCCTATCTGCAATTTAAAGACTGGTATTCCATTGCAAACTACGACTATGGTCAGGTGCTTGTATCGACAGACAAACAAAACTGGCAACAGCTGTACAGCACCACTCTTAGCTCTAACACATGGATTGAACGCCGAATCGATTTATCAGCATATGCTGGTCAACGAATCTATATCGCCTTTAACGTCACCACAAATTCTACTGGCACAAAAGCAGGTTGGTATATCGATGATGTAGCCTTAAGCAATACACCACTTACCACAGCCAATGTAGAAATAGAAGATGTACAACAACAAAAGCTGCTAGCTAGACACATGGAAAATGAGCTACAAACCAATAAAAAAGCAGTCAACCCGGAAGCAATCAAACCAACAGAAATACAAAACGTGATGGCACCTACCGCCACGATCACACAGGCAGCAGTCCAACCAATGTCCATGCCACTTGGAGCTACAGTGAGCGTGCTCGAATCCGGACGTTCTGTGACCACCAACCCAGTTGATGGCAGCTATGGTATGATTCATCCTGCTGGTGAATTCACCTTACGTGCTGAAACATCATATGGGTATTACTCTACAGATCAACGGGTAAATATTCCTGCCGATGGTACAGTAGAAGCTAACTTTACCTTAAAACCGATCCCGAAAGGAACTATTAACGGAACGGTCATAAACAAGCAAACAGGTCAGCCGCTCGCTAACGCAACACTCTCTCTGATCGAAGACGCGCTCATTCAACCTGTACAAACAGATGAAAACGGACGCTTCTCCATCACTGCCTATGAAGGAACGTATACCTTACATGTATTCAAGCCTCTCTATTACGGCCAAGATATCACGATCACCATCCCAGCAAACGGAAATATCGAACAAAACATTCCGTTACAACCATTTGTCGGCTATTCTAATGAGATCGGCTATGATGATGGTACCGAAGAAGAATCTCTCATTTGGCAGACTGTTGGAAATGATTATGGTTGGGGTTGGGGTGTAAAAATGTCTCTACCTGAAGGCAAAGATAGCGCCTTAATCACCGCTGGTCTCTTCCGCCTTGGGGATAACTCATATCCAGCCTTTAAGGTTGCCATCTATGATGCTAGTGGACCGAATGGTGCACCTGGTAGAAAATTGGCAGGTCCGTTGAATGCGACTGCACTAAGGAGTGGAGAATGGACAGTTGTCGATCTGAAAAGCGAAGGAGTCATAGTAAACGACGACTTCTATATGGTCTATATCCAATCAAAGTCCTCTCCATATGTACCAGCACTTGCTTCTGATTCAAGCAGTCCATACGCAGGTCATAGCTGGCAACTGTATAACGGAGTTTGGTCCAAATCCCCTGAAAAATACGGAAACGTTATGATTCGGGCGCGGGTAGACTTTGAAGCGATGACTCCAGTGATTACAACACCTAAAGATGAAGCCTACACCAATCAACCTACTTTCACAGTAGAAGGAAAAGCTTCACCTACTGCCCTAGTTCATCTCTTTAATAATGGTGAAGAAATGGCTGCCGCACAAACCAGAGAGGATGGCACCTTCTCTGTAAATGTGCCTCTCCAAAACGGAGAAAACGTGCTGACAGCTACCTCTTCTACCGATCGAGGTAGTACGGATCCGTCTGAGCCAGTGAAGATCATCCTTGACCAGGCAAAACCAGAACTAACCATCACCAAACCTGCTGAAGGCTTCAAGATGAATCAGAAAGCGGTTACGATCGAAGGAAAAGCAACTGATCCATATCTAGCAGAAGTCACCGCAAATGGTCAAAAAGCGAATGTTGCAGAAAATGGCTCCTACTCCATAGATGTACTACTTAATAATGGAGAAAACAAATTTACTGTCACTGCTAAGGACCGCGCTGGAAATGAAACTAGCAAGGAAGTCACTGTTTACGCCAAGTTTAATCCACCTGCGATCAAAAACTTAAAACCCGCTCAAAATGTGGTGATAAAAACAGGTGATAAGTTAACCGTCGAACTAGATAGTGAGCCAGGAATTAGCGGTTCCTTCTTGATCCGCTTACCTTCAGCCTATGCAACCGCCACCGCCACTTCTTCTGCTGAAATAGTGTTAATAGAGCAAGGAGAAGGTCATTATGTTGGTACCTGGACGGCACCAAAAGAAAAGTTCAGTGGTGCTGAGATTGAATTGGTGATGAGAGACGATTACGGAAACGAATCTCGTCAAATAGCCACTGGTAAAGTGTATGTCAACGTAAAACCTAAATAA
- a CDS encoding acetyl-CoA hydrolase/transferase family protein, translating to MKKGFERIRDQRLLDRVVTPEEAGSWIQDGMTLGLSGFTRAGDVKAVPFALVERAKTESFKVNVYTGASLGSDVDKLFAEVGIINKRLPFQADPTMRRGINQGDFLFVDQHLSHTAELVRANVMEPIDFAILEAVSITEDGMIIPTTSIGNSLTFAQHAKAIIVEINLAQSTELEGLHDLYDPDKQGERDPIPLTKVADRIGTKGIIVDVEKIKGIVFTNQEDSPSTIVPPDEETKIMAQHLLSFLRKEIEAGRLTEKLAPLQSGIGSVANAVLHGMLDSEFEDLEVYSEVLQDAVFDLMDAGKVSFASCCSITLSDDKMKKVFSNFNQYRDRLLMRPQEISNHPEIIRRLGLISINTALELDIYGNVNSTHVLGTKMMNGIGGSGDFARNARLAIFVTKSIAKDGKISSIVPFVSHVDHTEHDVDVIVTEQGYADLRGLAPRQRVELIIENCAHPMYRDQLREYYQEALTRGGQTPHVLEKALSWHTDFAKNGTMLKAVPVTV from the coding sequence ATGAAAAAGGGGTTTGAACGGATTAGAGACCAGCGCTTGCTTGATCGAGTTGTCACACCTGAAGAAGCTGGTTCATGGATTCAAGACGGAATGACCTTGGGGTTAAGCGGCTTTACACGTGCGGGGGACGTGAAAGCGGTACCATTTGCGTTAGTTGAAAGGGCAAAGACAGAATCCTTTAAAGTGAATGTCTACACAGGTGCTTCTTTAGGTTCAGACGTTGATAAATTATTTGCTGAAGTGGGGATTATTAATAAAAGGCTGCCTTTCCAAGCAGATCCGACGATGAGAAGAGGGATTAACCAAGGGGACTTCTTATTTGTCGACCAGCATTTATCTCATACGGCTGAGCTAGTGCGTGCCAATGTGATGGAACCAATTGATTTCGCAATTTTGGAAGCGGTTTCTATAACCGAGGATGGCATGATCATCCCGACCACTTCAATTGGGAATTCATTAACCTTTGCGCAGCATGCAAAAGCCATTATTGTTGAAATTAATCTTGCACAATCTACAGAGCTAGAAGGCTTACATGATTTGTATGATCCTGATAAGCAAGGAGAAAGGGATCCTATTCCTCTAACGAAAGTGGCCGATCGAATCGGTACGAAGGGAATAATAGTAGATGTAGAAAAAATAAAAGGAATTGTTTTTACGAATCAAGAGGATTCGCCATCTACGATTGTACCTCCTGATGAAGAAACAAAGATTATGGCTCAGCACTTATTGTCCTTTTTGCGAAAAGAGATTGAAGCGGGAAGATTGACGGAAAAGCTTGCTCCACTGCAGTCAGGAATTGGATCAGTAGCCAATGCTGTTCTTCATGGTATGCTAGATTCAGAGTTTGAAGATTTAGAGGTTTATTCTGAAGTGTTGCAGGATGCGGTGTTTGACTTAATGGATGCAGGGAAAGTTAGCTTTGCCTCATGCTGCTCTATCACTTTATCCGATGATAAAATGAAGAAAGTATTCTCAAACTTTAATCAATATCGTGATCGTTTATTGATGAGACCTCAGGAAATTTCGAATCATCCTGAGATCATTCGTCGTCTTGGTTTGATTTCTATCAATACGGCATTAGAGCTTGATATTTATGGAAATGTGAACTCTACACATGTATTAGGTACGAAAATGATGAATGGCATCGGTGGCTCGGGTGATTTTGCAAGGAACGCACGTCTTGCGATTTTTGTCACGAAATCAATTGCTAAAGACGGTAAAATCTCAAGCATAGTCCCATTTGTATCACATGTGGATCATACTGAACATGATGTGGACGTGATTGTTACGGAGCAGGGCTACGCAGACCTGCGAGGACTAGCACCAAGACAGCGCGTAGAACTAATTATTGAAAATTGTGCTCATCCAATGTACCGTGACCAGCTTCGTGAATATTATCAAGAAGCATTAACAAGAGGTGGACAAACTCCTCATGTTTTGGAAAAAGCTCTTTCATGGCATACGGATTTTGCTAAGAATGGGACGATGTTAAAAGCTGTACCAGTTACGGTTTAA